In one Rutidosis leptorrhynchoides isolate AG116_Rl617_1_P2 chromosome 8, CSIRO_AGI_Rlap_v1, whole genome shotgun sequence genomic region, the following are encoded:
- the LOC139861078 gene encoding acyl-lipid (9+3)-(E)-desaturase-like, with product MGGGGCMYVSQTKGEQKNPLDRAPISKPPFTISDLKKAIPPHCFQRSLIRSFSYVVSDLTITFLLYYIATTFFHRLPTPFSFIAWPAYWVAQGCVLTGVWVIAHECGHHAFSDYQWVDDTVGFILHSCLLVPYFSWKYSHRRHHSNTGSLDRDEVFVPKPRSKIPWYSKYLNNPPGRTISLFATLTLGWPLYLAFNVSGRPYDRFACHYTPNSPIYNDRERLQICLSDIGIITMSFVLYNFALSKGVVWVICMYGIPLMIVNGFLVLITYLQHTHPSLPHYDNSEWEWLKGALATVDRDYGVLNKVLHNITDTHVVHHLFSTMPHYNAMEATKAVKPLLGEYYQFDGTPFYVAMWREAKECLFVEPDEGETGGVFWYKNKM from the coding sequence ATGGGAGGTGGAGGGTGCATGTATGTGTCCCAAACCAAAGGCGAGCAAAAGAACCCTCTCGATCGAGCCCCTATCTCCAAACCCCCGTTCACAATTAGCGACCTCAAAAAAGCAATTCCTCCGCATTGTTTCCAACGTTCGCTAATTCGCTCCTtctcttacgttgtatccgatctcACCATCACCTTCCTCCTTTACTACATTGCCACCACCTTCTTCCATCGTCTCCCAACCCCTTTCTCGTTCATCGCGTGGCCCGCTTATTGGGTAGCCCAAGGTTGCGTGCTAACCGGAGTTTGGGTCATAGCCCACGAATGCGGTCACCATGCATTTAGTGATTATCAATGGGTCGATGACACCGTAGGGTTTATACTTCACTCGTGTTTACTCGTTCCTTACTTCTCGTGGAAATACAGTCATCGTCGACATCACTCCAACACCGGGTCCCTCGATCGTGACGAAGTCTTCGTCCCGAAACCGAGATCCAAAATCCCGTGGTACTCGAAGTACTTAAACAACCCCCCGGGTCGCACGATTAGTCTATTTGCTACCCTTACTCTCGGATGGCCGTTATACTTAGCGTTCAACGTATCCGGACGACCTTACGACCGTTTCGCCTGTCATTACACCCCAAACAGCCCGATCTACAACGACCGTGAACGTCTCCAAATATGTCTTTCCGACATCGGGATCATCACCATGTCGTTCGTCCTATACAACTTCGCACTATCAAAAGGGGTAGTTTGGGTAATTTGCATGTACGGGATCCCGTTAATGATCGTGAACGGGTTCCTTGTATTGATCACGTACCTTCAACACACGCACCCTTCATTACCTCATTACGACAACTCAGAATGGGAGTGGCTAAAGGGTGCATTAGCGACAGTTGACCGTGACTACGGTGTGTTGAACAAAGTGCTCCATAACATTACGGATACGCACGTGGTGCACCATTTGTTTTCTACAATGCCTCATTATAACGCAATGGAAGCAACAAAAGCAGTGAAGCCTCTGTTGGGGGAGTATTATCAGTTTGACGGGACGCCGTTTTATGTAGCGATGTGGCGAGAAGCGAAAGAGTGTTTGTTTGTGGAACCCGATGAAGGGGAAACAGGTGGCGTGTTTTGGTACAAGAATAAGATGTAA